The DNA sequence GTAAGATTTAAACTTATGATCTTCATGTCACTACTCACTAGGCAGCTAGCTTATTGTTACGCCAAGACTCATGCCCTTGTTCAATAAAAACACTAAGCATGTATAAAACAAAAGGAATAAATTTATCATTCCATATCGATTTGATCAAATAGCTGTCCTAAGCGCATAAACAGTTGCTCCAAGCCTCCAAATTTATTAAAGAACAAATAACACAATGAACAATAACCAAATTGATTCAAATCTACGTAAAGATTACATCAAAATAAGTTCCAAGAATGATATTCAGAAAATAAGTAACAGCATTAAAAAACATAAACCTCCACTTTGAATAATTTCCAAATCAACTTTATTCAATGAAAACAGTACATTAGgcacatttaatttttatttttttttttatcatttccgAGTTAAATTGATTCAATAGCAACGCCAACGGATAGAACAACAAAAACAACTCGCTTTAGAACGCTAAAGAAGTAAAGCGGAAAGAGGGAGAAATCTAACCGTAAGATGCGTAACCGGCAGTGGCGATGGCACCGGTGAGTATGCTTCCGACGGCGAACTTGAGGAAGCCACCGCGGCGGCGTGGCTCGGCCTCCGGTGGCGGAGCCGACTCCGAAGCGGAAGCGGGGGCAGAACTGGCTGTGCAGAGGAGGCGGGTGGCTGCGACGGAAATGGATCGCGATCGGAGAATGCTGAGAGACATTGTTGTTTGGGGGAAACAATCTGTGTTGAAACTTGAGAGGGTTCAGGTAGGGTTTTGCAATTTGCACGGCGCACACAAATACAATTACAAGTGTTTGGAGTTTGGAGAAATTTTTGAGATTTTTAACTGCTTTTAAATTcggtaaaattatattattttcggaTTATATTAAAATCGGGTCTAAAttgttaaaatttgatttttaataaattttagaaaaaattttacttttttttcttctgtaaaatgttaaaataatattttttcttctctatttataaaatatacattctcCTCTTTTGTCACTTtaaaaaattcctttttaattaattttaaatttttttgtgttaattttatctatttttttaaaaaaaataaattattttttacaaaaatatcttatagcaaaaattttattctttcattaaattttacttactaaaatatcttttaataaattattttttatcaaaatatttttagaaaaatttaataactaaattattttttaagatatccttcaataattttttaattattcaattataattttaccaaaatttttgttaacaatttttttatattttactattaatttttcgatatcaatatatattattttaatattaaaatttttttaataagattatttttcaatatcaatatatattaattattatacatattaacaatttaataattaaatatatcttaatatCATATTTGATTCAAGATAAATATgaagataaaataagaatattttaaatatccataattattaaaaaaatattattaaagattCAATCtatatctttaaaaatttcaatcacttgtgtccttatttttaaaaataccgaAGAAACCAAAATTGTGTCtcaaaactaaaattataattttagtctcAGTTTTTCAATCACAGTTCcattatttaaaaacaaatactaccttatatatctttttttcccttatttttttcttcagcTCTTagatattttctatttatttttaaaaaaatcaaattttatacaATATAAACGTTGTTCTTAACTATGATGATGCCAAATTAACGTGCAATGTAGTATTAATTTTATTACTACTAATATTTGATTCTATAAATAGGAAATAGATTATTTTGGGGTAAAATTCGTGACTACTCATTTTAACAACAACATTTTTTACTACCTTTTTTAATATTCGAATTCGAGACCACAAAGAAGAGATGAAATCTAGTAAGGTCTTAGAATGCTAAACCAACTCTCTATGTTGTTAATTTATAGAAAATAATAACATGAAATTTGCTTTTGTAATCCCAAGAACGTGCCCTGTAAAGAAGATTGGATATAAGAAAATGCAAGAATTCCAAGGTTGGATTAGAATAACATGgtctcttttcaaaatttttttataggtAAAAACTATATTAATTACTTCCTCTTCTGCTGCGACTGCTCCTGTCCTTCAGCAAGTGCTGGATTTGAGCTTTAGAAATTGAGAGTGATGATTCCCTTTTCGGATTATACTAGGTAATCAATAACttttttgaacaatatgaacaaccaccaataaaATAAAGACACATTACACCTCCAAAATTAccatatctaaattttaatattaaaataattatccacacacttagtaaaataaacatccgatatatccattattcacattgtttagtatttttattatctacctatacttttccttcccAAAAACATAAAAAGAGTAAAGactcacaaatatatatatattctttagtctttactttattattttacaatttttttcctattttaaaaatattttccccGCTCTTCAACCGTAACCCGACCCCAACAATAACCATCCTGCACCCTTTGCCACCAACATTGCCACGCTCCTCACACCACCGTCGTCCCAACCCCAACCACTAACACACCAAACTCTACTAAACCCAACCCCAACTCCAACCACCCCTCACTCCATCACCACCTACATCTAGCTTGTAGGATACAAATTTATATAGATGCAAATCAGCTACGGTCCCTTGCCACCGAAAATTGGTAAATATTCCAGTAGCTGTGTCTAAGTTAAAGACAATGGTTTATACTTTATAGGCACCAGGCAAAAGTGCTTGGTTGGTCACAGGTGTTTTCCTTATGGCAACTTGCATCATTGCTATTCCAGATGAAACCACATTGACCACAGTTCAAATAATAAGCTTTCTTACAAGATGGCCTGACTTGGAAAAGAACACGCCCACCAAACAATTGAATGGTGACTGATAATTTGGTGAAGTTCTTGCTAGCTACTACCAATCTTCACTTCTTCATTTACAGTATAATACTATAACTGGATGACCCTCACAGGATTGAGTGGCTCTAAGTGCCTCAGATTCCAATTGCGGAAGTAAACTTGAAGATAAGAAATCAAAATTGCCAAGACACTTTGGGATTGAGCTACTATGTGTACTTGAGTTGAAATCATATCTTAAGTGGAGTTCATTCGATCAAGGCAACGGCAAATAAAATCAGGGGAACACCAACAATTTTGCGATTGTTAAATCCTCCTCCTGTTATCAACTCTTGCTTTCTTGGATGCAGATCCAGCTTGTGGATGCTCCCCACTGGCTTGAATCTGGATGAGAAAGTGAAATTATTTCTTGGAAGTGAAATAAAAGACATCAGAAACCTATTATGGAGTTGGATAAATCACCTTATCAAGCTTATCCCGGACAAGTCTCACTGTTTGATTCATGGAATCAGAAGGAAAATAATCCTGTTCATCATGGAATTTATTAGTACGAGGTAATAATAGATGTCAAGCAAGTATTATTTCTTTAGATATAACACCATAGTCCATAGTCAGCAAAGATTAATATGTCCAGTAACATGGCTATAATATATCATCATCCGCTGGGCCAGGGCCTAACAGGCTGCAAAAATATTACAAACGCGAAAAATGATTTTCCAATAGAAAACATAAGATTCCAAGAGTTTAACAAAATAGTGCTGGGGAATGAAGATAGGTTTGTTCCAATTTGTCTTGAGTAATAATGGTATTAAAGATAAAACAATTTAACTTCAAAATGCTCGTAAAGAAATTCTAGCAAGGAAAAGTTTGATTCTTTCCTACAAAAGCTTTTCTTGTCAAATTAAGGTGAGCAAAAAAAAGGTGACAAACCTGATTAGAGGAGACCGTTGTTATTGGAAGATTACCAACGTGTGAACTGCCTCTGGATTCAACATCCCAAGCAAGAAGAGAATCAATTATACAAGTTGCCATAACTTCAACTAGAATCAAGCATAGGCAAACAGACAGACCACAACTTACCTTTCATTATGATCCAAATGTGCCGATACGAAACTGGTATTTGAGGAAACAGCAACTACCTCACTCTTACTCATAGTTTTCGAGCTTGAGGGCGCTCCAATCTCTTTGGATCTTCTAGCTGATTTCAATATCATGAAGAACACACATACAAAGTAATTACAACAGTCAATACAACAAACaacactaaaccttaaaccctaaacttaCGGTTTAGTCGTGCCAAAAcctctcttcttctcccctcTAACTTATCCTTTGTGTCAGAGAGCGTCTCAAATTGAGGAGCATATGAAACCTGCAGTCGATTCCCAAGGAAAACAAAATCATCCAATTTTCTTTTAGCAAACCTGAAACAATTAAATGTGGTAGAGTACTAAACACagtcaaaaatcaaataaaaatgcaaatgcaaatgcacagTTCTACTCAAAGCTCATGATATgaatgaaagagagagagaagaacctGGCATTGCTGAAAAGACGGAATTTGATCCAATAGACATCAGTGAATGGCTCACAGTCCTCCGCATCCATTGGCTTACACCTAAaccaacataaataaataaaaaatcattcaaataaaataaaagaaatacatTTATAAAGAAAGTGAAATTGAGTATGAGGAACAGAGGAAGGAGAACAAAAGGAGTGAGCAATTCGAGAAGTGATGAACTCACTCTTCTACTTCTCCATAGGATGAAAACAATTGTTTTAGATCATCTCCGCAGCCCAACGACGGAACATTCCTCACAATCAAATACCTGCACCTTCCAAATATAATTGTTGTTAATTGATGAATGAAAATTGAGAGGTGAATTTGAAATGGAGTAGAAGGGTAAGGGATAGAGACCGAGATTCATCACAAACAGTGTAGACACGAATGGCAGGGGAATCATCTTTGTAACGCGGCATGGAAAGCAAAAACGAAATCCGTTATTTCAGTTACAGCAAATGACAGTTTTGCTCTGGGAGTGGTTCAACGGGTGGGTCAGTGGATGAACCGGTTGACCCAGAATAATCAATTGTCCAGAGattaatcaagaaaaagaaaacacctgaaaattaaagttataatgcAAAGGCTCAAATTATGACTTATTTGTTTTTCAAGGAAATATGTTCCATTGGAAAATAAACTGATATAGCAGCattccaataatttttttttttgtgaacatGAACATtcctctagaaaatcctaagtcACATCCATAGCAAAAAATACACATTGATTTTAAGCATATTCTATAAGTCAAACTTATAGAAATAGGAACATAGAATAAGGTGGCAACATTTTGATGCAGTCCAAACAATCCACTCTAACCACTTCAACTTCTTCCTAGTGTGCGGACTTGTGATTATGTTTTTATGTGCCAGAATATTTCTTCTACGGtcactttctcttttttttttttggatacttAAAGTCACTCACAGAAACCCAACTAGGGTGGTGAGGAGCAAAACAATTACAACAACCAGCAGCAACAAGATGAAAAGATACAACCAAAACAAGAATACAAAACGCTAATCAATCAACACAACAAAATAACTAGTAATCACTCCTAACACAAAAAAATCCACTAGCTACTGGCACGAAACAAAACAGCTTCAATGATCAATTATCCTGCCTTCCCTGCCTCGTTTCCAAGACTCCATATAAAACAAAATCAGCCTTTTCATCTCCTCCACATTCAAAAATTCATTGTTGAATATTTTCTTGTTTCTAGTTTTCCATACAGTATGGTCACTCTTTTTTTTGCACCTTTTAGCATCTTTGTTCTAAACATGCAAAGGAAAACAAAAGGGCCAAAGAACGGAACATAGAAGACCCTTCCTGAATGAAAACAAgacaaataaaatgaaaaaacttCAACTCAAATGACAATTTCATGTTGAAACTTAAAATTGCTAGAATCTTCCCATTTGCTCTCCTTTTAATAAAACAAACTCTTATGTATTACTACTGAACTCCAAATCAAACTATTGCAAAGTGATCAATACACTGAGGAAATTAGAGTGCTACGCAACACCAGAAGAGAGACCCTTTTATTGAATCTTCACCATTTGATCATCAAGCTAGGAGACAAATTTTGTAGTGTTAATGAAAATATCTTCTCCTCTATTATCTCTCTCAGTTTCTCCAACTTTAGTATACAAGcctcaagaaaggaaaaagaacaaagagaacaacaaattaaatcaattagtttTACATACGAGTACAATTCATCTCAATCTATTACAAATTAAATCAATCAGTTCTACATACAAATACAATCAGCATCAATACATTAAAACAGCAAAAATccagtataaaaaattaataagaataactaaaaaaaaaaactcacctaCAGCAGAAGCAGAAAGCCAGAAACGGAGTCAGGGCGATTTTCCAACTTGGGGTCGTTGCCGTGCTGCACCGTTGCAGAGCAAGCCGCCGGCGAGAGAGAGAAGAGCTTCGGCGGAGGCAGAGCTTCGAAGAGGAGCAGAGCAGAGCCTGCAAAGGAGCCAACACGATGGCGACTGAGGAAGCAGAGGCAGACGAGGCACGAGGCGGAGGCAGAGACAGACGAGGCACGGCGGAGCCAAGGCGGCCGGGACGACACAGACGGAGGAGGCAGAGGCGAGCAAACACTGACGGTGCGGGGACGAGGCAGAGGAGCCGGCGAGGAGAGTAACAAGTAACGAACTCCGCCGTTGGCTGCCGTTGTGTTCGGCGGTGACCGGGCGGTGAGTGATTTAGAGAAAGTGTTGAATGAACCTCTGTGATTCTtgggagagagtgagttgaggttggggATGGTTGAGAGATGCGACTTGGGGGTGCCGCTGAATTaggggtttttttctttttttatatttttaacttttaattcaTAAACCAAAACAGCGTCGTTTGTTGGAggttttaaaaaacttaaaaattttgaccgGTCTAGTTCCTAAAAAAATTAGGAGTGAACACGAATCGGATTGGATCAGATATTGCCAAAATTTCGATTCGATCTGCATTAAAATCATCGGATTGGATCCAATATTCGCAATTTTTAAACTTAGATCCGATTCGATCTGCACATTTGCGGAtcagatatcggatatatccgcaaaactcaaaaatatttttaaaagcttatcaCCATATTCTGCTACTACGACATGATGGATTTGATACTCATCGATTTTCATTGGTTGAGAGGTATTATTCGTTTTTGTACTCTTatttattaaattcattaatttgtTAATGAAATTGAGCAATAATGTGTAATCATTCACGGTATTATAGGGGGTTGCATACCAGCCAGATAATACCAGAGGCAAGCACTTCAAATAGCCACAGTCATACTTACCCTCATCAAGTAGCACTTGGTAATTTTGTTGCCTGGACCCAAGCACAGCCGCTAACTCTTCAACCGTGAAGGTAGTCCTGGATCAATCAAACTGGTAAACATTCATAGTGTTGGCGTGCTTCGAAATGAATTCTATGGCCTTCATCAACGTCCATGAGAATTCAGCATCAGCTTGAAATTGGGCAAGGGCCTCTGAACACTTCCTAGCAAAAAGTTCACCCAAACGGAAATAACTTGACTTAACAAGAGCCATGATTGGCAAATTACGAGAACCCTTCATGACAGCGTTAATGCACTCCGAGATATTTGTCATCATGTGACCAAACTAACGATCCTCATCTGCACACAGAGCGATTTGTGTGTCACTGTAGTAGctcatctcttcttccttgtCACCATCATCAGAAATTTTTGTTGGCTCATCATCAGCATTATCTCCGTCATCAGGATTAACTTCATACTGATCCATCATCGGATCCCTGATAGCAGAACCCTCATGAGTTTCAACATTCTCTTCCATCATGTCAGTATTACCAACTTCAACATTAGACCCCTCTTGACTACCTTCAGGTGGCATATTTAGATCAATCATTGCCCTTCTAATATTCCATCTAACAGCTCTACTTAACGGACTATCATTGCCAGTATCTGCAGATGATCCTCGTCCACCCAACTCAATGAGGAACACGAATAATTCTAACAGATGAACATTTGTCCATCGGTTGTGCCACGACCATAGAAGACGTACGTCCTCGTCATCACGTAACCGATACCTAATTCAAAACAACATAAATATTTATCAAAACCGTGGTCTAATAAACATACTAACAATAGAGCCAAGCCAACTGTGACATACCTTTTATAAAACAAATTGTCATCTATTTCGGTTGGATATTTGTAGTAAATTTTTTCACTCATTTTGTCTATTGCTGTTCGACATGATGCAATATCAGGAGGTGAAGAGTTAGATTAGAACTAGAATCCACGAATAAATTTCCAAATTTTTAGTTTAGTATACTTTTTTAAGTTTAAATACGAGTGTCAAAGTTCTAGGAATGCTTCTGGCTTTCACagaaccttatatattatatttgtgGGTACCtctaccatactgagaacccccgattctcattccatacatgcAGGGACGGATCTACTCAATAAGTAGTGGGGGAAACTGCCCTCAgtgagattaaaaaaattaatgagtaATTCTTAAGGAAATATCCAATTTGCCCCCACAATTCAATTGATTTTGACCCCACCCTCCAAATTCCTAATCCTTCTCCTTCTTTCCTTTTGTAATTTTGTTTCTCTAATTCTCTGCTCCAGCCTCCAAGGCTCCAACCCTAATGCTTCCAAACTCTAGCAGGCAGCAGTTCAACCCTCCAGAGTTATTGTCATCTGCCACTACTCGCCCACTCTGCCACTAATGTTTCCAGTCTCCGTTGATTTCTCCTTGCATCGCCTCATGCCCGGATCTGGTTCTGTCGCAGCGTTCCTTCGGCGTTTGgttttgtcttcttcttcttcttcggtctTCACAGGTTCAATCCTCGTCTAGTTCTGTCTTCCCGTTCTTTCAGGCTTTGACATCTGGTTCTGTCTTCAACAATTCAGGGTGCGGGACTGCGGGGGGGCTGCTTGTTCTGCCACTGGGTGCCGTTGGTTCTGTCGTTGGGTCCTGGCTCCTGGTCCTGGATGCCGCTGGTTCTGCTGCTGGATGCCGTTGGTTCTGCCGCTGGGTCTTGCCTCTTGGGTGCCACTGGTTCTGCTGTTGGGTTCTGCCTTGTGGAGTTTAGGGTTCTGCAGTTCACTCTTGCCTCTTGCGGTCTTGTCCTCTTGGTACAGTCATACAGACATTCATGATTCATGAATGataattgttaattattttttgttaattgcctCTTAGAATCTGCAATTTAGTTATGTGATTCTGTCTATGTAATTGTTGTTGttggaatttagaaatcaattTTGTTGCCGTTGGAATTTAGTTCattagttgttgttgttgcctgttggaatttagaaatcaatttgttgttgttgttagaatTTTGTTGCAGTTTAGTTCATTAGATGTTGCTGttggaatttagaaatcaattTGAATGACACATGACATGATTAtcaattttgtatatataattttatactgTATTTTTTAGTTTGTGTAGAATTGTGAATTATTTATATTAGTCAATTAACTTAGGTTTATAATTTTATCCTATTAGTAATGgagaaatatttcaaaagaacTTCATCGTTGGAGGTTGGATCCCAAAATAATTCGTCGACCTCTTATAACAAAAGAAGGTTTTTAGAATTCGAAGTAAAGAGTCTTAAATGATTGTTTAGTCacatatatagaaagagagaTATTTGATTATATTGATAATGAAAAGATTattcaatctttttaaaatatgaaacccagaaaaataaaattttaaattatttgttattattttattgttttaatttattagttaaataatttgaggaataatcatattttataatattatagtacaattatacaaatttttattatattatatatattttaccccCACAGATAAacttttctggatccgtcactgcatccatgtatgttgtttttcatatgcaggacgtgaggcaccTTACTGAGCGTGTTGGAGACTCTTTGGAAGCGAAGATCTATATTTTGGGCtttttatattatgtttttaGTTATACATGTGTACTATCTCcaattttgtataaaaacatgttttgttcctcttagaggttgactttaGAGAACTAGGATTTGTATTTTGTCTATTGGATATGGTTgggtattttatatatatatatactctgacTACCTTTGCTTTGCAAGTCGAGCTTGGAAGTTGCTATTTGTATCTTTGACACTCTATATCATATGCACCTTATGCTTCCATATGCTGTTATCTGTTTGTTTTATGCTTAATGCTTTTCGAGTGTGATGTTCTTATCTAGTCTTGGTTTCACATGACTttttccttcaaggctcctagttaaactaTTCTTCATATATATCTATGTACGTACTttgtttttagaggtcgtagcacctCACCACTTTTAATTTACGTCCTAGGCGCGTAAAGcactgtgtggtagggtgttacagattcTGGTGGAAGTGTTATCTACACATTTGCCTTGTATGATGAATGAGTTGTAGTCAATGAACACTATCTTGTTGTGTTTATGGTAACAAGTTATTATAAGGAATTAGGATATGACAAGGCCGAAGCATGTTGATTTTTGGACTCAAATGAGGGGTTGGAGTTCGGTCTTAGGAGATTGCAAGTGGACCAATACCTTAGGAATATGATCAAGCACTGCCACGAGAATAACAACATCATCCATGTCTATTTTGAGCGCGGACCTTCAATTTTTGATATAATTGAGTTGTTTGAGACTAAAGAAGTAAAGATGATGATGATCCTGTTATAAGCCAGAAGGTTAGAATGGAAGGGACAgaagaagttagagtagaatatGTTTAAGGTGTAAAGGAAACCAACACAATACTAAGTCAACTTGAAGAACTAATTACCTTTGATATCCCAGTTGAACTGAAATCCACTATCCTAAGCCCACTATCCACCGCCCCAAGCCCACTACCCACTGCCTCCAAGCGTACTTTAATAGATCCCACTCCATGAAAATCCACTGCCCCTAAGTCTACTGCACCAAAACCCAAAGCAGCTCCCAATTCAAGTGCACCCAAGACAAATGTTCTCAAACCTTGCTCACAGGCCAAGACCCCTAAATCTCTATCCCAACCAAATCTCATTGCTTCCAAACTCATATCCCACAAAGTCCTCTCTTAACCCAACCCCCAACAATGCACAAATAAAAAAACCTAGTGCATCAAAGAAACAAGCCAAGTGTACTAACTTTAAATTTAACACATTTACAAGAATGTCTAGAAGGTATATCACAAGATCTCAAGACTAGAGGAAACAAGTAAACAATGAGCCACTTCACTTGAATGTTGATAGCTCATTTGATTCCTATGAGTTTGCAGAGGACAATTTATACAAGCCACACATGCCACTTGGGTGTGTGAACTTAAGCAGTGACAGTAATGATGatattggtccttcaagggatAGGAGAAAAAGGAAGGCTAACAATGATAATgataaagacaagaaaaaagCTATTAGTGACGAAGATATTCTCCCTCCCCTTTCAATGGATGAATTTAGTTATGAGAAGGAGgtagatgatgataatgaggaagaaaacttgcaatgaatataaattataattacttaattttttttgccATTGATGTAATGCATGAATCTGTATGGCAGTATCTTTTTCTGATGATAGTTGGAAATCTGATGAACTGAAGACTCCACCAGAGCCTGAAGACAATGCAAACCCAGTTGTGAATTTCATCTTCAATGATGCTGCcaagtttggacatgtgagattAGAGTTAGGTATGAATTTTACCACTAGAGATACTTTTAAGAAAAGGATTAGAAATTATGCATTGCTAGAAGGTAGGGGTGTTAGGtacaaaaaaaatgatattacTATATGTAGGGTGGTGTGCAAGAATGAAGATTGTCCCTAGATGGTATTTTGTTCTTATAACAAATGGATGTTGGCAAATTAAGACTTTTAATAATGACCATACATGTGAGAGAACTTTCAAGAATAGACGTGCAACTAAATCTTGGGTGACTGATATACTT is a window from the Arachis hypogaea cultivar Tifrunner chromosome 1, arahy.Tifrunner.gnm2.J5K5, whole genome shotgun sequence genome containing:
- the LOC112791040 gene encoding uncharacterized protein; the encoded protein is MPRYKDDSPAIRVYTVCDESRYLIVRNVPSLGCGDDLKQLFSSYGEVEECKPMDAEDCEPFTDVYWIKFRLFSNARFAKRKLDDFVFLGNRLQVSYAPQFETLSDTKDKLEGRRREVLARLNPRRSKEIGAPSSSKTMSKSEVVAVSSNTSFVSAHLDHNERGSSHVGNLPITTVSSNQDYFPSDSMNQTVRLVRDKLDKIQASGEHPQAGSASKKARVDNRRRI